Proteins from one Rhizoctonia solani chromosome 5, complete sequence genomic window:
- a CDS encoding ICE-like protease (caspase) p20 domain protein — MTLQVSSFSPEATLEKLTGEKKDQGSDDVTPKSLSRTQPVKSNLHALIIGINKYLCHIQLQGAVNDASLFKSYLLNDLLVPEAQITTLFDEQATRAEIIRAFQNLATDAQINYNDPIVIYYAGHGAEIQPPPSRYDAHGVPPIPDFTINSLLNKIAKSKGDNICVIFDSCHSASITRTGRGKGSRAVHWLSFSPLPEEIDSELFIEDSSTPVLTRTIEKSQGEMAVQGMHSHVLLAACSSKGLAYEDLDDIPHHGYFTKALLKVLRTRLPRIEASCPQDPVCEGTNVDRMFFNAMVAGGDNSFILLEEKDTKVYLRAGSAHGITPGCLFAIHADPILDHANPSVGNMVVDQVTPFRSLLKPADKAPNFVIPNPGYARQIGTGSEHALDVYISPEFEQVVPTDPRWKIAFSGGENSVILRLVEKDLAALVIDVNAQRDATFMFPRLESAVRNGVSVLQYTAPVHFRSVYRVIVASARFIWHLERLPHPRPFQKSVRMEFYKLKESGTNEETGSPILDIDGSSLNFGGFASIEINDRDRYAFRILNSSSRDLYAYLFYFSLTTLEIRPRFIQVVGSGHIDPSLPKGGFLTLGYGSGGVGPFQFNLKPGESTDVGVFKLFLSTSPIDMSSIEQDPPFGIEPRRLITENEAKHKFSALRVGMWDAIAMELRLSRPIEVQNSEDEFESHNTTFPLLENEEIEPEDGSWLAELLPEKPYALLRDVKLIYGLVIDPDSGPRWAKQPVSRLTGPSAQRSFNARHTVTIEEVKSSNVLDAALAQLGFPSLGDMPNMAPLDGLALNGGLQKWTTRRIIVGHLTFALSATDFMPNSGFVSDVRCALDQTKDREKLAALKKIFETWGRIIPLSAVAGFSSAETAMDNEPNWPRPPSNADLESDKSDNWGIVKVTRVGSILEVLDKTLQEQVKKLYARLFFRSPCVGTRSRFGFDGSMYQSQCIEEIEIGFSDMGIERIVIRYSNGSIAGPYGISGESAQISRFSITKDETITDIFVWATDNQISSIQLLTSNGRGSPIYGALWGASQGPTHLSGNGCALVGLSGGFDAHGITQLQAIWRGDTHTKGYQRMEICHIGGNHGRIWSDWGLSEDMSQFHISSISAREPGTGLLGGFQPPLHALIIGINNYKSNFHLVAAVQDALHFKQYLTKELNVPEEQIQTLLDDKAKRADIIKALQELGNEDNGIRPGDVIVIYYAGYGSEVEPPPDHTLNDSLVQCIVPQDASVADGVLPIPEFTIGALAHKIAQEKGNNIVSGVLQLVLRSFVDCVLFLANSCFCSVLSYFSGGSYGDPVRGVRFIDKKLLSPLPAFCDHAIIQGSLSTSDVVDPFSLGWFLQGMDTNAMNSYVFIAACGPQEVAFEDTQTEQGYFSMALLNMLKNFGVNSLTYKDLIQRFPALRTSQPQNPVCEGQHIDRILFNGLVEGIRTDFIAIEQEQSGFYLQAGLIKGITPGSKYAIHVGDVFGPLEATDRIIEVDRVDPFTAHVKDGSGLPTLCYGRQVVCGPERALDIYVSETFVKAVEPSTAWSRAFSADTGDLTLRPVSPELAQVILSIGKPNETTFNLTNPISVKYCINTLPPFGKPDIPPTAPHVIPILSALAKWNWYPA; from the exons ATGACTCTTCAAGTTAGTTCTTTCTCGCCTGAGGCAACATTAGAAAAACT CACGGGCGAAAAAAAGGATCAGGGATCAGATGATGTCACCCCAAAAAGTCTGAGTAG AACACAACCTGTCAAATCCAACCTCCATGCTCTGATTATTGGTATCAACAAATATCTTTGCCACATTCAATTGCAGGGAGCAGTGAATGATGCAAGCTTGTTCAAGTCTTACTTGCTTAATGACCTGCTCGTCCCGGAAGCTCAGATCACTACTCTTTTCGATGAACAAGCCACTCGGGCAGAAATAATCCGCGCATTTCAAAACTTGGCTACGGATGCACAAATAAATTATAATGATCCTATCGTCATATACTATGCGGGTCATGGTGCAGAGATACAACCGCCTCCAAGTCGTTACGATGCACATG GAGTTCCTCCTATCCCAGATTTCACTATTAATTCACTCCTCAATAAGATCGCAAAATCCAAAGGAGATAATATT TGCGTCATATTTGATTCTTGCCATTCAGCAAGTATTACACGTACTGGCCGAGGCAAAGGATCTCGTGCTGTTCACTGGCTTAGCTTCTCTCCTCTCCCCGAGGAGATAGATTCTGAGCTATTTATCGAGGACTCATCGACACCTGTTCTTACCCGGACTATTGAGAAATCTCAAGGCGAGATGGCTGTCCAAGGCATGCACTCACACGTTCTCCTGGCTGCATGTAGCTCTAAAGGCCTTGCTTATGAGGATTTGGATGATATCCCCCATCATGGATATTTCACAAAAGCTCTTCTCAAAGTTCTCCGCACT CGATTGCCCAGGATCGAGGCATCTTG CCCCCAGGACCCGGTGTGTGAGGGTACCAACGTGGATCGTATGTTTTTTAATGCGATGGTAGCTGGAGGGGACAACTCGTTTATTTTGCTTGAGGAAAAAGACACTAAAGTGTACCTCCGGGCAGGAAGTGCACATGGAATTACTCCAGGATGTTTATTTGCTATCCATGCCGACCCGATTCTTGACCATGCAAATCCGTCCGTTGGAAATATGGTAGTGGATCAGGTCACACCCTTCCGATCACTACTGAAGCCTGCCGATAAAGCACCAAACTTTGTCATTCCGAACCCAGGATACGCTCGACAGATAGGTACTGGAAGTGAACATGCACTGGACGTGTATATTTCCCCAGAGTTTGAACAAGTCGTACCGACCGACCCGCGATGGAAAATAGCGTTTTCCGGAGGAGAGAACAGTGTCATATTGCGTCTAGTCGAGAAGGACCTCGCTGCGCTGGTTATAGATGTCAATGCTCAAAGGGACGCTACATTTATGTTTCCAAGGCTGGAATCAGCTGTCAGAAACGGTGTTTCAGTTTTACAATATACAGCACCAGTACATTTTCGGAGCGTATACCGAGTCATTGTAGCATCGGCTCGTTTCATCTGGCACCTCGAGCGTCTTCCACATCCGAGGCCGTTCCAGAAGTCCGTCAGGATGGAGTTCTACAAGTTGAAAGAGAGTGGAACAAACGAAGAAACAGGAAGCCCTATTTTGGATATTGACGGTAGTAGTCTGAATTTTGGAGGTTTTGCGAGCATAGAGATCAATGACAGGGATCGCTACGCATTTCGAATCCTTAACTCGTCCTCTCGGGATTTATATGCATACCTATTCTATTTCTCGCTCACCACATTGGAAATTA GACCTCGATTCATCCAGGTAGTTGGAAGCGGGCATATTGATCCTTCACTACCAAAGGGAGGCTTCCTGACTCTTGGTTATGGCTCTGGAGGAGTTGGGCCCTTTCAGTTTAATCTCAAGCCTGGAGAATCGACCGACGTTGGAGTTTTCAAGTTATTCTTGTCTACCTCTCCCATAGACATGAGTTCTATCGAACAAGATCCACCTTTTGGAATTGAGCCTCGGAGGCTTATTACGGAAAATGAAGCCAAGCATAAGTTTAGTGCCCTACGAGTTGGGATGTGGGACGCCATTGCGATGGAACTGAGGTTATCCCGACCGATTGAAGTTCAAAACTCCGAAGATGAATTTGAGTCTCATAATACGACATTCCCATTGCTTGAGAATGAGGAGATTGAACCAGAAGATGGATCATGGCTCGCTGAGTTGCTTCCCGAAAAGCCATATGCGTTG TTGAGAGACGTAAAAT TGATCTATGGTCTGGTTATCGATCCGGATTCGGGACCTCGTTGGGCGAAACAGCCAGTTTCAAGACTAACTGGACCTTCTGCACAACGTTCATTCAATGCTCGGCACACTGTAACTATCGAAGAAGTAAAGTCTTCGAACGTGCTCGATGCTGCACTTGCCCAGCTTGGATTTCCATCGCTTGGAGATATGCCCAATATGGCACCACTTGACGGTCTCGCTTTGAACGGTGGATTGCAAAAGTGGACGACAAGGCGAATAATCGTTGGGCATTTGACCTTCGCTTTGTCTGCTACAGACTTTATGCCCAATAGTGGCTTTGTCTCGGACGTTCGATGTGCGCTGGACCAAACGAAGGATCGGGAGAAACTTGCAGCGCTCAAAAAGATTTTTGAAACCTG GGGGAGGATTATTCCATTG AGCGCGGTAGCTGGGTTCTCATCGGCAGAAACGGCGATGGACAATGAGCCCAATTGGCCTCGACCACCCTCAAATGCTGATCTTGAGTCAG ATAAATCTGATAATTGGGGGATAGTCAAAGTTACCCGAGTAGGATCTATTCTAGAGGTCCTGGATAAAACCTTACAAGAACAAGTCAAGAAGCTATATGCTAGACTGTTCTTTCGTTCTCCATGCGTTGGCACAAGATCACGATTCGGTTTCGATGGATCCATGTATCAGAGCCAGTGTATCGAGGAGATTGAAATTGGGTTTTCAGACATGGGTATAGAAAGGATTGTTATCCGATATAGTAACGGATCAATCGCTGGGCCATACGGGATCTCTGGAGAGTCTGCTCAGATCTCTCGGTTTAGCATTACCAAAG ATGAAACTATTACTGACATTTTCGTTTGGGCGACCGATAACCAAATTTCGTCAATTCAATTACTCACAAGCAACGGTCGAGGCTCTCCGATCTATGGTGCACTCTGGGGTGCATCCCAGGGACCTACACATCTGAGTGGAAATGGGTGCGCTCTGGTTGGTCTTTCTGGTGGCTTCGACGCTCATGGTATCACTCAACTTCAG GCCATCTGGCGTGGAGATACTCACACCAAGGGGTACCAACGCATGGAAATATGTCACATAGGCGGGAATCATGGGAGGATTTGGAGCGACTGGGGGCTTTCAGAAGATATGTCCCAATTCCATATATCTAGTATTAGTGCAAGGGAACCAGGCACTGGTCTTCTTGGAGGGTTTCAG CCGCCCCTGCATGCCCTTATTATTGGAATTAACAATTACAAATCAAACTTCCACCTTGTCGCAGCGGTTCAGGATGCCCTTCATTTCAAGCAATATCTAACCAAAGAATTAAATGTCCCCGAGGAGCAGATACAAACGCTTCTAGACGATAAGGCGAAGCGGGCTGATATTATAAAGGCTCTTCAG GAACTGGGCAACGAAGATAATGGTATAAGACCTGGCGATGTCATTGTTATTTACTACGCAGGCTATGGAAGTGAGGTTGAACCTCCCCCGGATCACACTTTGAATGACTCCTTGGTGCAGTGTATTGTCCCCCAG GATGCGAGTGTGGCGGATGGAGTTCTCCCGATCCCAGAATTTACAATTGGAGCCCTTGCACATAAGATCGCACAGGAAAAGGGAAATAATATCGTGAGTGGTGTCCTTCAACTCGTTCTCCGGAGTTTTGTTGATTGTGTCCTCTTTTTGGCGAATTCCTGCTTTTGCTCTGTGCTCTC CTACTTTTCCGGCGGCTCCTATGGTGACCCCGTGCGTGGCGTAAGGTTCATCGACAAAAAGCTTCTTTCTCCCCTCCCAGCGTTCTGTGACCATGCTATAATTCAAGGGTCCCTCTCTACCAGCGATGTCGTTGATCCCTTTTCTCTAGGGTGGTTCCTCCAAGGAATGGATACCAACGCAATGAACTCTTACGTTTTCATTGCCGCATGTGGGCCCCAGGAAGTGGCATTTGAAGATACACAAACTGAACAAGGATATTTTTCAATGGCCCTCTTGAATATGTTAAAGAACTTTGGAGTGAATAGCTTGACGTACAAGGACCTAATCCAGAGGTTCCCCGCTTTGAGAACTAGTCA GCCACAAAATCCGGTTTGCGAGGGACAGCATATTGATCGAATCTTATTCAACGGCCTGGTGGAGGGGATTCGTACCGACTTCATCGCTATTGAGCAAGAGCAAAGTGGCTTCTATCTCCAGGCGGGACTCATTAAAGGAATCACACCCGGTTCTAAATATGCAATCCACGTGGGAGATGTATTCGGACCTTTGGAAGCAACCGACAGAATAATCGAAGTGGACAGAGTGGATCCGTTCACTGCACATGTTAAGGACGGCTCAGGTCTCCCGACTCTATGTTACGGGCGCCAAGTAGTGTGTGGACCAGAACGGGCGCTGGATATCTACGTCAGTGAGACCTTTGTCAAGGCAGTCGAACCTAGCACCGCCTGGTCTCGCGCTTTCTCAGCCGATACGGGAGACCTCACCCTACGTCCAGTCAGCCCAGAGTTGGCACAAGTAATTTTATCGATTGGTAAACCAAACGAGACGACGTTCAATCTTACGAACCCGATTTCAGTCAAGTACTGCATCAACACTCTTCCGCCATTCGGAAAGCCTGATATTCCACCGACCGCACCGCATGTTATCCCCATACTCAGTGCACTGGCTAAATGGAACTGGTACCCCGCCTGA